In Streptomyces capitiformicae, one genomic interval encodes:
- a CDS encoding DUF485 domain-containing protein, protein MQSSTGRSRLRGDGSESAVGQHDAAPVDVRFDDPWYDALASAWGELDGGGGAAPVGPAAREEERGAADVYVEVQRSAAFQEVRRRYRRFVIPGVAVFFSWYVGYVVTATTAPGLMARPVVGAVNVAMLAGLGQFLTTFLFTWAYARHARLRRDRAALDLRWDTQELTRGAVGGER, encoded by the coding sequence ATGCAGTCAAGCACCGGCCGCTCCCGCCTACGCGGGGATGGCTCTGAAAGCGCGGTAGGGCAGCACGATGCTGCCCCCGTGGACGTACGGTTCGACGATCCCTGGTACGACGCCTTGGCCTCCGCGTGGGGGGAGTTGGACGGCGGGGGCGGGGCGGCGCCGGTCGGGCCTGCTGCTCGGGAAGAGGAGCGGGGCGCGGCCGACGTCTATGTGGAGGTGCAGCGCAGCGCGGCTTTTCAGGAGGTGCGTCGTCGATATCGCAGGTTCGTGATTCCGGGCGTCGCCGTCTTCTTCAGCTGGTACGTGGGGTACGTGGTGACGGCCACCACCGCGCCGGGGCTGATGGCGCGGCCGGTGGTGGGCGCGGTGAACGTGGCGATGCTGGCGGGGCTCGGGCAGTTCCTCACGACGTTCCTGTTCACCTGGGCGTACGCGCGTCACGCGAGGCTGCGACGGGACCGGGCGGCGCTCGATCTGCGCTGGGACACCCAGGAGTTGACGCGCGGGGCCGTGGGGGGCGAGCGGTGA
- a CDS encoding response regulator, with amino-acid sequence MIEVLIVDDDARVARVNAAYVEKVTGFRVAGVAHNAAEALEQLEKLSHVDLVLLDHYLPDGTGLMVVQEMRRRGHQTDVIMVTAARDVSTVQAAMRQGALQYLVKPFAFAGLRAKLDAYAELRRTLDGGGEAEQAEVDRIFGALSAGGEPDLPKGHSPTTTEVVRRALMTAEGALSAQEIADRTGLSRQTAQRYLKLLERTGRARLTLKYGDAGRPEHRYEWATRP; translated from the coding sequence ATGATCGAGGTCCTGATCGTGGACGACGACGCCCGGGTCGCCCGGGTGAACGCCGCCTATGTGGAGAAGGTCACCGGCTTCCGTGTCGCGGGCGTGGCGCACAACGCGGCCGAGGCGCTGGAACAGTTGGAGAAGCTGAGCCATGTGGACCTGGTTCTCCTGGACCACTATCTCCCGGACGGGACCGGCCTCATGGTCGTCCAGGAGATGCGCCGGCGCGGCCACCAGACCGACGTGATCATGGTGACGGCGGCCCGCGACGTCTCGACCGTCCAGGCGGCGATGCGGCAGGGTGCGCTCCAGTACCTCGTCAAACCGTTCGCGTTCGCCGGGCTGCGGGCGAAGTTGGATGCGTACGCGGAGCTGCGCCGCACGCTGGACGGCGGCGGCGAGGCCGAACAGGCCGAGGTGGACCGCATCTTCGGCGCGCTCTCGGCAGGCGGCGAGCCGGATCTGCCCAAGGGTCACTCCCCCACGACCACCGAGGTCGTACGCCGCGCCCTGATGACCGCCGAGGGCGCGCTGTCGGCCCAGGAGATCGCCGATCGGACGGGGCTGAGCCGTCAGACCGCCCAGCGCTATCTGAAGCTCCTGGAACGCACCGGACGGGCAAGACTGACCCTCAAGTACGGGGACGCGGGCCGCCCGGAGCACCGCTACGAGTGGGCGACCCGCCCCTGA
- a CDS encoding DUF6082 family protein, with product MARRNSGLRGLTSAAAACLGLAAGVFATKAAQHHSVEAMRTRLEHLEQQAARTQQRANLARQQRQHWELLSKAIDDPELAEVLDLYERPVTPERRRQYLFANALYTNLLCYYRIGNMGRDEFLKHVRGMFQNPIVREYWYATQHQRASLTGTEEAELGQLVDDLLLQLDEADTDEWWVVGEPPSGP from the coding sequence ATGGCCAGAAGGAACTCGGGGCTTCGAGGACTGACCTCGGCTGCCGCAGCCTGTCTGGGCCTGGCCGCAGGGGTTTTTGCCACGAAAGCGGCACAGCACCATTCAGTGGAAGCGATGCGCACGCGTCTGGAACACCTGGAACAGCAAGCCGCGCGTACCCAACAGAGGGCGAATCTGGCCAGGCAGCAGCGCCAGCACTGGGAACTGTTGAGCAAGGCGATCGACGACCCCGAACTCGCGGAGGTACTGGACCTCTACGAGCGGCCCGTCACACCCGAGAGGCGCCGCCAGTACCTCTTCGCCAACGCTCTGTACACGAACCTGCTCTGCTACTACCGCATCGGCAACATGGGCAGGGACGAGTTCCTCAAACATGTGCGCGGCATGTTCCAGAACCCGATCGTCCGGGAGTACTGGTACGCGACCCAGCATCAGCGGGCGAGCCTGACCGGTACCGAAGAGGCGGAACTCGGCCAATTGGTCGACGACCTGCTGCTGCAACTCGACGAAGCGGACACGGATGAGTGGTGGGTGGTCGGGGAACCACCCAGCGGTCCTTGA
- a CDS encoding DNA gyrase/topoisomerase IV subunit B, with amino-acid sequence MTAETSVPSTALLTGADRDGSNYTARHLLVLEGLEAVRKRPGMYIGSTDSRGLMHCLWEIIDNSVDEALGGYCDHIEVILHDDASVEVRDNGRGIPVDVEPKTGLSGVEVVMTKLHAGGKFGGGSYAASGGLHGVGASVVNALSARLDVEVDRSGHTHAISFRRGVPGTFAANGPDAKFEATGGLRKAKRIPKTRTGTRVRYWADRQIFLKDAKLSLEHLHQRARQTAFLVPGLTIVVRDEFGLGEGGSKGEESFRFDGGISEFCEYLATDKAVCDILRFTGEGTFKETVPVLDEHGQMTPTQVTRELGVDVAMRWGTGYDTTLKSFVNIIATPKGGTHVAGFEQAVASTMNEVLRAKKLLRVAEDDIVKDDALEGLTAVVTVRLAEPQFEGQTKEVLGTSAARRIVAQVISKELKAFLTSTKRDAAAQARVVMEKAVAAARTRIAARQHKDAQRRKTALESSTLPAKLADCRSDDVERSELFIVEGDSALGTAKLARNSEFQALLPIRGKILNVQKSSVTDMLKNAECGAIIQVIGAGSGRTFDIDTARYGKIIMMTDADVDGSHIRCLLLTLFQRYMRPMVEAGRVFAAVPPLHRIELVQPKRGQDKYVYTYSDRELRDKLLEFQSKGVRYKDSIQRYKGLGEMDADQLAETTMDPRHRTLRRINLSDLEAAEQVFDLLMGNDVAPRKEFISSSAATLDRSRIDA; translated from the coding sequence GTGACCGCCGAAACGTCCGTGCCGTCCACAGCGCTGCTGACCGGAGCAGACCGGGACGGTTCCAACTACACCGCGCGGCACCTGCTCGTCCTCGAGGGGCTCGAGGCCGTGCGGAAGCGCCCCGGAATGTACATCGGCTCGACCGACAGTCGAGGCCTGATGCACTGCCTCTGGGAGATCATCGACAACTCCGTGGACGAGGCCCTCGGAGGCTACTGCGACCACATCGAGGTGATCCTCCACGACGACGCCTCCGTGGAGGTAAGGGACAACGGCCGGGGCATCCCCGTCGACGTGGAGCCCAAGACCGGCCTCTCCGGCGTCGAGGTCGTGATGACCAAGCTGCACGCCGGCGGCAAGTTCGGCGGCGGCTCGTACGCGGCCTCCGGCGGTCTGCACGGCGTGGGCGCCTCCGTGGTGAACGCGCTCTCGGCACGCCTCGACGTCGAGGTCGACCGCAGCGGCCATACGCACGCCATCAGCTTCCGGCGCGGGGTGCCCGGCACCTTCGCGGCGAACGGCCCGGACGCCAAGTTCGAGGCGACGGGTGGTCTGCGCAAGGCCAAGAGGATCCCCAAGACACGCACCGGCACGCGGGTGCGTTACTGGGCCGACCGCCAGATCTTCCTCAAGGACGCCAAGCTCTCGCTGGAGCACCTGCATCAGCGGGCCCGGCAGACGGCGTTCCTGGTGCCCGGCCTGACGATCGTCGTCCGGGACGAGTTCGGGCTCGGCGAGGGCGGAAGCAAGGGCGAGGAGTCCTTCCGCTTCGACGGCGGCATCAGTGAGTTCTGCGAGTACCTGGCCACGGACAAGGCCGTCTGCGACATCCTCCGCTTCACCGGCGAGGGCACCTTCAAGGAGACGGTCCCCGTCCTGGACGAGCACGGTCAGATGACCCCCACCCAGGTCACCCGTGAGCTCGGTGTCGATGTCGCCATGCGCTGGGGCACCGGCTACGACACGACCCTGAAGTCGTTCGTGAACATCATCGCCACCCCCAAGGGCGGCACCCATGTCGCCGGCTTCGAGCAGGCCGTGGCCAGCACCATGAACGAGGTGCTGCGGGCGAAGAAACTGCTGCGTGTCGCCGAGGACGACATCGTCAAGGACGACGCCCTGGAAGGGCTCACCGCCGTCGTCACCGTGCGCCTCGCCGAGCCGCAGTTCGAGGGCCAGACCAAGGAGGTCCTCGGTACCTCGGCGGCCCGCCGCATCGTGGCGCAGGTGATCTCCAAGGAGCTCAAGGCATTCCTGACCTCCACCAAGCGGGACGCCGCGGCCCAGGCCCGGGTCGTCATGGAGAAGGCTGTCGCGGCTGCCCGTACGCGTATCGCCGCACGTCAGCACAAGGACGCGCAGCGACGGAAGACCGCACTGGAGTCGTCGACGCTGCCTGCCAAGCTCGCCGACTGCCGCAGCGACGACGTGGAGCGCAGCGAGCTCTTCATCGTTGAGGGCGACTCCGCGCTCGGTACGGCCAAGCTCGCACGGAACTCCGAGTTCCAGGCGCTGCTGCCGATCCGGGGCAAGATCCTCAACGTCCAGAAGTCGTCCGTGACGGACATGCTCAAGAACGCCGAGTGCGGTGCGATCATCCAGGTCATAGGGGCCGGGTCCGGGCGTACGTTCGACATCGACACCGCTCGGTACGGCAAGATCATCATGATGACCGACGCCGATGTGGACGGCTCGCACATCCGCTGTCTGCTGCTGACGCTCTTCCAGCGGTACATGCGGCCGATGGTCGAGGCGGGGCGGGTCTTCGCCGCGGTGCCGCCGCTGCACCGGATCGAGCTGGTCCAGCCGAAGCGTGGGCAGGACAAGTACGTGTACACGTACTCGGACCGGGAACTGCGGGACAAGCTGCTCGAATTCCAGAGCAAGGGTGTCCGCTACAAGGACTCCATCCAGCGCTACAAGGGTCTCGGTGAGATGGACGCGGATCAGCTGGCGGAGACGACCATGGATCCGCGGCACCGGACGCTGCGGCGGATCAACCTGTCGGACCTCGAGGCCGCTGAGCAGGTGTTTGACCTGCTGATGGGGAACGATGTGGCGCCGCGGAAGGAGTTCATCTCGAGCTCTGCGGCGACGTTGGACCGGTCTCGCATCGACGCGTAG
- a CDS encoding CobW family GTP-binding protein, with protein MLSSQSSSPAPTSASSQQIPVVVLAGFLGSGKTTLLNHLLHRSGGSRIGAVVNDFGAIEIDAMAVAGALGDSTVSLGNGCLCCAVDASELDVYLERLAHPSVGIDVIVIEASGLAEPQELVRMVLASENPRVVYGGLVEVVDAAEFLDTRRRHPEIDRHLALADLVVVNKVDRAEDGDRVLALVRSLSDRAAVVPATYGRIDPEFLFDCRPSEERVGQLSFDDLHRHEEQDGDDHLGHLHTAYDSVSFVSDLPVNPRRLMDFLDSRSEGLYRIKGYVDFGPHDTRNRYAVHAVGRFLRFYPEPWAAVAGDDGRLTQLVLIGAGIDAAALTKELEACKEDAPHADEHSMWGVLRYVQRDEADEPDSL; from the coding sequence GTGTTGAGCAGCCAGTCGTCGAGTCCGGCCCCGACCTCGGCTTCGAGTCAGCAGATTCCTGTCGTCGTCCTCGCCGGATTCCTCGGTTCCGGCAAGACCACGCTGCTCAACCATCTCCTCCACCGCAGCGGCGGCAGCCGTATCGGTGCCGTGGTCAATGACTTCGGGGCGATCGAGATCGACGCGATGGCCGTCGCCGGGGCGCTCGGGGACTCAACGGTCTCGCTCGGCAACGGATGCCTGTGCTGTGCCGTCGACGCCAGTGAGCTGGATGTCTATCTGGAGCGGCTCGCCCATCCCTCCGTCGGGATCGACGTCATCGTCATCGAGGCCAGCGGGCTCGCCGAGCCGCAGGAACTGGTGCGCATGGTGCTCGCCAGCGAGAACCCCCGGGTGGTGTACGGCGGGCTCGTCGAGGTCGTCGACGCCGCCGAGTTCCTCGACACCAGGCGGCGGCACCCCGAGATCGACCGCCACCTCGCCCTCGCTGACCTCGTCGTCGTCAACAAGGTCGACCGGGCCGAGGACGGCGACCGCGTCCTCGCGCTCGTCCGCTCGCTCAGCGATCGCGCCGCCGTCGTGCCCGCCACCTACGGGCGTATCGATCCCGAGTTCCTCTTCGACTGCCGGCCCAGCGAGGAGCGTGTCGGGCAGCTCTCCTTCGACGACCTCCACCGGCACGAGGAGCAGGACGGCGACGACCACCTCGGGCACCTGCACACCGCCTACGACAGCGTCTCCTTCGTGTCCGACCTGCCGGTCAACCCGCGGCGGCTCATGGACTTCCTCGACAGCAGGTCCGAAGGGCTCTACCGCATCAAGGGGTACGTCGACTTCGGGCCCCACGACACCCGCAACCGCTACGCCGTGCACGCCGTCGGGCGGTTCCTGCGGTTCTATCCCGAGCCCTGGGCGGCAGTGGCCGGTGACGACGGCCGGCTCACCCAACTCGTCCTCATCGGCGCCGGGATCGACGCCGCCGCCCTGACCAAGGAACTCGAGGCGTGCAAGGAGGACGCCCCACACGCCGACGAGCACAGCATGTGGGGCGTCCTGCGTTACGTACAGCGGGACGAGGCCGACGAACCCGACAGCCTCTGA
- a CDS encoding solute symporter family protein has protein sequence MSGNHQTLALLLFSAFVAVTLGITTWAGRNRRGSAEEFYAGGRLFSPMENGFAIAGDYMSAASFLGISGLIALFGYDGLLYSVGFLVAWLVVLFLVAELVRNCGRFTLADVVAARMSERPVRIAAGTSSVAVSVLYLVAQMVGAGALVALLLGGEGEAAQAWTVIGVGALMVVYVSLGGMRATTWIQIVKAVLLMGGAIALTVLVLVRFHGDFDQLLRTAAERSGHGDDFLAPGLKYGGDWIARFDFISLGLALVLGTAGLPHILSRFYTVPTARAARRSVVWSIGLIGGFYLMTIVLGFGAAAIVGPEVVRGSNAAGNTAVPLLALDLGGGAASTGGTVLFAIVAAIAFATILAVVAGITLASSASVAHDLYASLRRRRSRPRSEVAVARAAAVGIGMVAIALGLLARDLNVAFLVGLAFAVAASANLPVLLYSLFWRGFTTRGAVWSVYGGLIPAVVLVLLSPVVSGSPDSLFPGVDFQYFPLQNPGLVSIPLGFLAGWLGTVTSAESPDEAKHAETEVRSLTGAGAV, from the coding sequence GTGAGCGGCAACCATCAGACGCTGGCGTTGTTGCTGTTCAGCGCGTTTGTGGCGGTCACGTTGGGGATCACGACGTGGGCCGGCCGGAATCGGCGCGGCTCGGCGGAGGAGTTCTACGCCGGTGGGCGGCTGTTCTCGCCGATGGAGAATGGTTTTGCCATCGCGGGCGACTACATGTCCGCCGCGTCCTTCCTGGGCATCTCCGGGCTCATCGCGCTCTTCGGGTACGACGGGCTGCTGTATTCGGTGGGCTTCCTGGTGGCCTGGCTCGTGGTGCTGTTCCTGGTGGCCGAACTGGTGCGCAACTGCGGCCGGTTCACGCTCGCCGACGTGGTCGCGGCACGGATGAGCGAGCGGCCGGTGCGGATCGCGGCGGGAACCTCCTCGGTGGCCGTGTCCGTTCTGTATCTGGTGGCGCAGATGGTGGGAGCGGGCGCTCTCGTCGCGTTGCTGCTGGGAGGTGAGGGCGAGGCGGCGCAGGCCTGGACGGTCATCGGGGTCGGCGCGCTCATGGTCGTCTATGTGTCGTTGGGAGGGATGCGGGCCACCACCTGGATTCAGATCGTGAAGGCGGTCCTGCTGATGGGCGGGGCGATCGCGCTGACCGTGCTCGTACTGGTGCGGTTCCACGGGGACTTCGACCAGTTGCTGCGCACGGCCGCGGAGCGCAGTGGGCACGGGGACGACTTCCTCGCGCCCGGGCTGAAGTACGGCGGGGACTGGATCGCGCGCTTCGACTTCATCAGCCTCGGGCTCGCCCTGGTGCTGGGCACGGCCGGGCTGCCGCACATCCTGTCGCGGTTCTACACGGTGCCGACCGCGCGGGCCGCGCGCCGCTCGGTGGTGTGGTCGATCGGACTCATCGGCGGCTTCTACCTGATGACGATCGTGCTGGGCTTCGGCGCCGCCGCGATCGTCGGCCCCGAGGTCGTACGAGGGTCGAACGCGGCCGGGAACACCGCGGTTCCGCTGCTGGCCCTCGATCTGGGCGGTGGCGCTGCCTCCACCGGCGGAACGGTTCTGTTCGCGATCGTCGCCGCCATCGCCTTCGCCACGATCCTCGCGGTGGTCGCCGGGATCACCCTCGCCTCGTCGGCGTCCGTCGCCCACGACCTGTACGCCTCCCTACGGCGCCGGCGCTCCAGGCCGCGCAGTGAGGTGGCCGTCGCGCGGGCGGCCGCGGTCGGGATCGGCATGGTCGCGATCGCGCTGGGCCTGCTCGCCCGGGACCTGAACGTGGCCTTCCTCGTGGGGCTGGCCTTCGCGGTCGCCGCGTCCGCCAATCTGCCCGTACTGCTGTACTCGCTGTTCTGGCGGGGCTTCACCACACGGGGCGCGGTGTGGTCCGTGTACGGCGGGCTGATTCCCGCCGTGGTGCTCGTGCTGCTGTCGCCGGTGGTGTCCGGGAGCCCCGATTCGCTGTTCCCCGGCGTCGACTTCCAGTACTTCCCGCTGCAGAACCCTGGCCTCGTCTCGATCCCCCTGGGCTTCCTCGCGGGCTGGCTCGGCACGGTCACCTCGGCCGAGTCGCCGGACGAGGCGAAGCACGCGGAGACCGAGGTGCGGTCGCTGACGGGTGCCGGAGCGGTTTGA
- a CDS encoding sucrase ferredoxin yields the protein MSMCTSASRRLDEPLAGTAATARTWLLLEQPGPWGAKALTSSHLDPVLGRALEAAAEGTGVRVALIRRPGRHADCREVHERQVYVAHTVPGNAWLHSATTTDPEQLLNLDFTALGRGDHRTFGAVLRGRPHTGAPLALVCTNGKRDRCCALLGRPLAAELAASGVEGTWEVTHLGGHRFSPTLLVLPFGYVYGRAEAHHVKEVLQGVPEGRVVTDGCRGNSAWERPGQAAELAVRTMTGEEAADALTVLGTTGAAPRWEVTVAHVDGRRWSVAVAQGAAQPPRPESCGSPLGSPSRMDVTAVRELSPAVFAV from the coding sequence GTGAGTATGTGCACATCCGCGTCACGGCGCCTCGACGAGCCCCTCGCGGGGACCGCCGCCACGGCGAGGACCTGGCTGCTGCTGGAGCAGCCGGGCCCGTGGGGCGCCAAGGCGCTCACGTCGAGCCACCTGGACCCCGTGCTGGGCCGCGCCCTCGAAGCCGCGGCGGAGGGCACCGGGGTACGCGTCGCGCTCATCCGGCGCCCCGGCCGCCACGCGGACTGCCGCGAGGTCCACGAGCGCCAGGTCTACGTGGCCCACACCGTGCCCGGGAACGCATGGCTGCACAGCGCCACGACGACCGACCCGGAACAGCTGCTCAATCTTGACTTCACCGCGCTCGGCAGAGGCGACCACCGCACCTTCGGAGCTGTTCTGCGGGGTCGGCCACACACCGGCGCCCCCCTCGCGCTCGTCTGCACCAACGGCAAGCGCGACCGCTGCTGCGCCCTCCTCGGCCGACCGCTCGCCGCCGAACTGGCCGCCTCCGGGGTGGAGGGCACCTGGGAGGTCACGCATCTGGGCGGTCACCGCTTCTCGCCCACCCTGCTCGTCCTGCCCTTCGGATACGTGTACGGCCGCGCCGAGGCCCATCACGTCAAGGAGGTCCTCCAGGGCGTACCGGAAGGGCGTGTCGTCACCGACGGGTGCCGTGGGAACTCCGCCTGGGAGCGGCCCGGGCAGGCGGCCGAACTGGCGGTGCGCACGATGACGGGCGAGGAGGCGGCTGACGCGCTCACCGTACTCGGCACTACAGGAGCCGCACCCCGCTGGGAGGTCACCGTCGCTCACGTCGACGGCCGTCGGTGGAGCGTCGCCGTGGCTCAGGGCGCCGCTCAGCCGCCCCGCCCCGAGAGCTGCGGCTCCCCGCTCGGCTCCCCGTCCCGGATGGATGTGACGGCCGTCCGAGAGCTGTCTCCGGCGGTATTCGCGGTCTGA
- a CDS encoding ATP-binding protein gives MSPTPPARRLRLGMPRRVFSQVLLMQVAIAAGVAVLATGLFLAPLSDQLDDQAMRRALAIAQTTAAQPQLAEDLVSTKPSVNGPVQVEAERIREASGAEYVVVMDTRGVRWSHTDPTEIGGLVSTDPRRALAGQEVMEIDSGTLGRSARGKVPLRDADGKIVGAVSVGIEYDSVRARLVHAIPGLLAYAGGAMAVGALAAYLISRRVHRQTRDLAFSDIASLLAEREAMLHGIREGVVALDRAGRVRLLNDEAQRLLGIGDEVVGRSLDDALGPGRTTDVLAGRVTGTDLLTVRGQRVLVTNRMPTDDGGAVATLRDRTELEQLGRELDSTRGLIDALRAQDHEHANRMHTLLGLLELEMYDEAVEFVGEVVGDHRATAEQVTEKIHDPLLAAVLVGKATVAAERGVALSLSGGTLLPDRLIDPRGLVTIVGNLVDNALDAVAGTPHARVEVELRAEGRTAILLVRDTGPGVPPDKRELIFTEGWSTKTPPAHRERGIGLSLVRRLAERQGGSARVADAEGGGAEFTVVLPEALAEPGLVTQSPASTLTSTAPDDGPSPHDEPTAGPDGRPVPEHEPETEPEAEPEAVGTAVEKESR, from the coding sequence ATGAGCCCCACTCCCCCTGCACGCCGCCTGCGCCTCGGTATGCCGCGGCGGGTGTTCTCGCAGGTCCTGCTGATGCAGGTGGCGATCGCCGCCGGTGTCGCCGTCCTCGCGACCGGGCTGTTCCTCGCGCCGCTCAGCGATCAGCTGGACGACCAGGCGATGCGCCGCGCCCTCGCGATAGCGCAGACCACGGCGGCCCAGCCGCAGCTCGCCGAGGATCTCGTGTCGACGAAGCCGTCCGTGAACGGTCCCGTGCAGGTCGAGGCCGAACGGATCCGCGAGGCCAGCGGGGCCGAGTACGTCGTCGTGATGGACACCCGCGGGGTGCGCTGGTCGCACACCGACCCGACCGAGATCGGCGGTCTCGTCTCGACCGATCCGCGCCGCGCCCTGGCCGGTCAGGAGGTCATGGAGATCGACTCGGGCACCCTGGGACGCTCCGCGCGGGGCAAGGTGCCGCTGCGCGACGCCGACGGGAAGATCGTCGGCGCCGTCTCGGTCGGCATCGAGTACGACAGCGTGCGCGCCCGTCTGGTCCACGCGATCCCGGGGCTCCTCGCCTACGCGGGCGGGGCCATGGCCGTCGGGGCGCTGGCCGCGTATCTGATCTCCCGCCGGGTCCACCGCCAGACCCGTGACCTGGCCTTCTCCGATATCGCGAGCCTGCTCGCGGAGCGCGAGGCGATGCTGCACGGCATCCGGGAGGGCGTGGTCGCGCTGGACCGCGCGGGCCGCGTACGCCTCCTCAACGACGAGGCGCAGCGACTGCTCGGCATCGGCGACGAGGTCGTCGGCCGGTCGCTCGACGACGCGCTGGGCCCCGGCCGCACGACCGATGTGCTGGCCGGCCGGGTCACGGGCACCGATCTGCTGACGGTCCGCGGCCAGCGCGTCCTGGTCACCAACCGCATGCCGACCGACGACGGGGGCGCCGTCGCCACCCTGCGCGACCGCACGGAACTGGAGCAACTCGGGCGTGAACTGGACTCGACACGCGGCCTGATAGACGCCCTGCGCGCCCAGGACCACGAGCATGCCAACCGGATGCACACGCTGCTCGGCCTGCTCGAACTGGAGATGTACGACGAGGCCGTGGAGTTCGTCGGTGAGGTGGTCGGGGACCACAGGGCGACCGCCGAGCAGGTCACCGAGAAGATCCACGATCCGCTGCTCGCCGCTGTCCTGGTCGGTAAGGCGACCGTCGCAGCCGAGCGCGGAGTGGCCCTGTCGCTCTCGGGCGGGACCTTGTTGCCGGACCGGCTGATCGACCCACGTGGGCTGGTCACCATCGTCGGCAACCTCGTCGACAACGCGCTCGACGCCGTCGCGGGCACCCCCCACGCGCGCGTGGAGGTCGAACTGCGCGCCGAAGGGCGTACGGCGATCCTCCTCGTGCGCGACACCGGCCCCGGAGTCCCGCCCGACAAACGGGAGTTGATCTTCACGGAGGGCTGGTCGACCAAGACGCCGCCGGCCCACCGCGAGCGCGGCATCGGGCTCTCCCTGGTGCGCCGCCTCGCCGAACGGCAGGGCGGCAGTGCCCGCGTCGCGGACGCGGAGGGCGGCGGCGCGGAGTTCACCGTCGTACTGCCGGAGGCGCTGGCCGAGCCGGGGCTGGTGACGCAATCGCCCGCGTCGACGCTGACCTCCACGGCACCCGACGACGGACCGAGCCCGCACGACGAGCCGACGGCCGGCCCCGACGGGCGACCGGTCCCCGAGCACGAGCCCGAAACCGAGCCGGAAGCCGAGCCCGAAGCCGTCGGCACAGCCGTCGAGAAGGAGTCGCGATGA
- a CDS encoding DUF7455 domain-containing protein, with protein MTTVLTPATPLTAADRCDRCGAQAYLRVVLLSGGELLFCAHHGRKFEPELKKIAAEIQDETERLTAVPVTAEEDER; from the coding sequence GTGACTACTGTTCTGACCCCCGCGACCCCGCTGACGGCCGCTGACCGATGCGACCGCTGCGGCGCCCAGGCCTATCTGCGCGTCGTCCTGCTGAGCGGTGGAGAGCTGCTGTTCTGCGCCCACCACGGCCGCAAGTTCGAGCCGGAGCTCAAGAAGATCGCCGCGGAGATACAGGACGAGACGGAGCGGCTCACGGCCGTTCCCGTGACCGCAGAAGAGGACGAGCGCTGA